From the genome of Desulfonauticus submarinus:
TTCTGGATAATAACCAGTAAAGAAAACTACATCTGGATTTTTTGCCTTTAAATTAGTTAAAATAGCAGAATAATCTCTTTCCCCTGGGGTAAGAGCATCAAAAAATACAATATTAGCTCCTCTTTTTTTAAGCAAAGTCTTTGTTTCATCTGCTAACCCTTTGGCATAAGTTGTATTATCATGTAAAATAGCTACTCGTTTGTACCCTTTTTTCATTATATAATCAGCAGCTACTCTACCTTGCTCATCATCCCGTGGAGAAGTTCTAAAAAAATACTTTAAACCTTTTTCAGTTAAACGAATTGCCGTAGAACCATTGGCAATTTGAATAATTTTAGCTTCATCAAAAATATTTTGAGTAGCCTCTGTTACTGAAGAACCATAAGTTCCAATAACCCCTACAATTTCTTGTGCAGCCAAACGCTGAGCTGCCAAAGCAGCAGTCCTTGGATCTCCACCATCATCTTCCACCACAACTTCTACTTTTGAACCCAACAAACCACCCTTAGAATTTAGTTCATCTGCCAAAAGCTTAACAATCTTTTCCATATCCTGACCTTCACTAGCCCAAGACCCTGTTAAAGGACAAAGCAACCCAATTTTTATCGTTTTCCCA
Proteins encoded in this window:
- a CDS encoding branched-chain amino acid ABC transporter substrate-binding protein; the protein is MKKFLLNMLVVVGLLLCAGPGFGKTIKIGLLCPLTGSWASEGQDMEKIVKLLADELNSKGGLLGSKVEVVVEDDGGDPRTAALAAQRLAAQEIVGVIGTYGSSVTEATQNIFDEAKIIQIANGSTAIRLTEKGLKYFFRTSPRDDEQGRVAADYIMKKGYKRVAILHDNTTYAKGLADETKTLLKKRGANIVFFDALTPGERDYSAILTNLKAKNPDVVFFTGYYPEAGLLLRQKMEMGWNVQFIGGDATNNPDLVKIAGKDAAKGFLFLSPPVPQDLDTKEAKDFLTAYKKKYGDLPGSVWAVLSGDGFLALTTAIKATKSTDPDTLADYLHNKLKDMPGLTGKIAFDSKGDRVGALYRIYKVDAQGNFILQ